The Cotesia glomerata isolate CgM1 linkage group LG9, MPM_Cglom_v2.3, whole genome shotgun sequence region TTATCGTCTACCCCACCCCTAAGACGCTCAACCCGCGATGTGGTGAACCATTCTTCGGTTTGACATAACGTACCGTCCATCTCGCTCAACAAGTCATCTATCATCGACCCAAGTTCTTCATCCGAAATATCAAAAACACGAATGTCGTCCCCCATCTCGTTCCTTATAGTCATGCTTCGCGTGAAACCTGTGCGAAACGCTCAAATTCCTACTCACACTCAATTTCCGACAAAATCGCTCCCCACAATTACCGTCCGGGTGTCGAACAGTATATAAATAATCGATTAATGGCTCCCTGGCCCCACGTTGGGCGCCATGTAACAATACTTTTCCCCagaatttaactaaattcgaCCGATGGTGGAGATATCGGCTGGGTAGGGTATTTTACGCTCGCCCttctaaatatataataaattaacccgGAAACCCCTCAGGCTGGGTTAGTGCACATTTGGACGCCAggtaatttttgtgaaaaattacgaaaaataataacaattccaGGGGCCGCGCCGGACGgtcaattaacgatttaaatcAGTATGAGTGAAAAATAAGCCACGAGGAAATCAAGGTTACGATTAGAATGGACCTCAGAATcggaaataataaagaattaattataaaatactattttatgaTAACTAGGTAAGATAAGAAGACGAGTTGCAGGAAGAGAATACAGGAAAGTCAAATAGTTAGCATAAAGGAATTAATCTAAGAAAATACttaaagaaaaatgaaatagttcaaaataaattcttatctataaatttatttagattaagGCCTAAGAGGTTTAAATCACTGAGATCCTCCGTGGGCCAACTTAAGTCTATTTCAAATTACAAACAAATCTTTTGTGGAATTTTTGATTAACAAATAACTTTCTATTCaacttaaaatataataatattgcgCTCGGAAATAATAACACtcgcaataaattaataatcttaaCAATAATCgagatttaataatattaaataagattCGCGCTTGAAAATAATACCTGTGATGGCAATTAACATTTAACAATAGTAATCATAAATaacgcaaaataataatcgcttTGATGATCAATAATACTTATGAATTAAACTAAAATGATACTCATAATACTCGACGCCTGATGTCATCAATCGCAAAATGATAGTTGTAAAAGAAACCAAAcaatatttatctatattatttgtaaattaaatccaAACAACAATTGTaacatcaattaatatttagtaatattaattgttaatcacGCTCCAAATAATGATtgtaatgattaataattaacaatatcagTCGTGAATCACGCTgtacaaattataaatataacaataatatatcgCGTGGGaaataataatcacaaaaatGCCGCAGTACCAATTTTGGCTCAAGTACTTACGTAACAAATTAACGCGAGCCACAGGACGCGATTAAGCAATCAGCCGCCGTGAGATTTTCCCCGAAAGGcctttctttaattttaacaaacaaattagcCCACGGCGGGAAATGCCACAGCGTGTAAACACTGTgacatatttaagaaaaattcaatatctttttttttttaattaattttattatctgcATTAACTATATAGCGTTCAGGGGGaatcaaaattgaaattttcatcacattttaataatttaacgtaGTTGGATCCTGCAAGacatatttcaagaaaattatgaaattttttttattgaaagataattatattaatgattcaccaccaaaatttcagatcaattcaccACATTGTTTTTAAGCAatgaattttcgaaattgcaacATTTACACGCCAAGGTATAGAAAGATGGTGAAGttatataacttttatatGTGAAGTTATATACTATAGTATGAAGTTATATACTAtagtatgaaattatttgcatCACTCGAGTGGTATGGAAGATTttatactaactttaccatctctctatacctctgCGTATAAATGATgcaattacaaaaattaatttcttaaaaacggTGTGGTGAAtcgatctgaaattttggtagtgaattgttaatatatttatctttcgataagaaaaattccataattttcttggaataTGCCTTGCAGAACCAAACTGTCTTAATCATTTTTCGTTTTACGTGAAGTTATGTATTTGAATCGAAAAAAGTCAAATCAGCTTTTTCACCAGTTAAACACCACAGATGGTTTTTGAATTTGTGCAATACTGCctcagaaattttcttaacggTCGTCCTGTAATGATACAgtctttatataatttatatcttgGTATAGAGCTGATGCTGCAAGAGGTGTCAAAAACCAAAatgatacataaataaatactatgaATGAACAAATATCCAAAAGATTTTGTTGCGTTTCAAGATCTAACTCGAAAATGTcccgaaaaatatatattttcagcgAATAAATCgcttttgacatctagcgtgcaTGGTGAAATGCAActggtttataaaatttgatttcattGGCACTCTAATAATACAACTAAAAAttgcttaacaaataaatgtgaatagagacagaaaaaatacaaataagcggcaatattattaaaaatgtattcaatACATCGTATTGTTAACGTTACTGTaactattaatcattttgataaaatttttgaaacatttatagataaaataaatgattataacaCAAAAAACTTTATAGCAAGACTGCAAAACTatgataataactataaacacaACTTTAACCACAAATAACTTCTAAAGGaatgattttatcgaaaaattataagagaacttttttgtagagcattcaatttcTCATCAGAATATGCACCGATCATAATCGTggtgacattttttttgaagaaaaaaaaataattgcaaaaagttccaaattcccatgttatttaaatgggaaatgtaaCTCGACTTCGGCACGGTTcaatttggtaattaagagcttatttgtgtaaaatatttttttttaggccaagaactaaaaatcaagggGGCGatcgcgaaaaaaaaatcaacttgggaaataacggacaccctattatagataatattaaatatgagTTCTCATCAGCATCTATTGCATTAGACTGCTTGTTTAAATGCTTCCATGTTCTTCAAGCACAGTATCCCTTAGAGGAAAGGGCAATCGGCCCAAGCTTGGCCCAAGTCCGTCTAAGCATACAAATGATAACTTCCTGCCAagactgaaaataaatattgtgcCAAGACTGCCTTAGCGGTTTCGGTGCCACCGATAAAACTCTGTAGAAACTCGTCCAAAACTCAGCGTAACGACGGAGTATAGTCGGCGTATATGGGAAATAAACTCAGAGAATTGTGTATAGTTGTGACACTTAAAGACGATAGTGGTTAATTGGTGTTTAATTGAGATCGTTACGGAGTTTGCTTGGAATTTCGCTGGTGTTCTCATGAAATTTTCCCCGAGTTTCATCagtgttttttcggatttTCTGTCGAGTTTAGTCGGCGTCTTCACCGAGTTTTTGTGGAGCTTTCCAAGAGTATTTTACGAGTTTCATCGGAGTTTTCTGATtgataatgaatgaaaaaccgaaaaaataattcggacagaCCGGTACTCGAACCCGGACCATTTGATTACAAGCCAAGGGCTCAACCGGTCAAGCTATCTGAGATATTGTCCGTATCTACTATTCAGTCCCCTAATAAGACCCACCAAGTAATAAACAACACTGTCTATCTTACGGAAACCCATTAAAGTTTTGAATCGCtttatgtattaataaaattctaattttagttatgataatattatttcagTGTAATCAACTGTAaacttttgacaattttttttttatgtcattttttttatgtatcgtatattttacttataaagttcataatatatttattcaataacaTATTCtatgtagataaatatatttcaactggtaaataaataaattaattaataaaaagtacaccgtaattgaaaaatgatttatttatagtcatCTTTgtgaaatcaaaattaattttcatgccaTGAAGTATTATTAATCGCGAGTAAACTCCACAATAAAACTACcaaaactccgaaaaaacaccaGCGAAACTCTTATAAAGCTTCGCAAAACATCGAAAAAAACTCGACAAAAACTCCCTGGCAACTCAGAAAATACTCGACAAAAACTCGACGAAAACGCCAAAAGAAACTCTACTGTAACTCCGAAAATATTCGACAAAAATGTGAGGAAAACTTCATAGCGACTCCGAAAAAACTCGTCAAAAACTTCCTGAAAACTCCAATAATACACTTTTGTGACTCCGTGTCGTAACTTCACACAATACTCCTTGCATACACCTCTAAAACTCCGCGTAAACTCCGCTTATACACCGATTAAACTCCGAGAGGGAGTATACTCCATAGTAACTCCGCGTAAACTCCGAGTTTACGCTGACTCATCGAAACCGCTAGGGATACcctaaattgattaattttccgaaaatttttagttgaatGTCAATAatccaaaataaatttcacttgCATCGTGATTTCACAAAATcacacaatatttttaaaaattaattttctaatataGAATTTTTCGGTAATGTCTTATGGTTTTAGTCACAACTTATtttgatgaataaaaaatgatgagCACATTCTGAGATCGAATACTGCCTCCGTCAGTTAGAAGACTTGTACACTGCTTACTGGTTTATCATGAGTATAGATACTAAACATCCGATGAACATACCTAAATTCAAacaacaaaaatgaataaatttgcAAAACTCGTTTATACTTCATGGAATatcgattaattttatgaaattttgtgaCAAACTAAATCTTggattttgtaaaattttataaaattttttatacttttacaaaattttatgaaaatttgtaaaattttacaaaattgttaTCAAGCATGCCTGAGGGTGCACAAGAGGAATTAttggtttaaatttttaatatttcctATAAAATGCATCTTATAGTACTTGAactatgtaaaaaaattcacataaaaattagccaaaaaaagttttcttatttataatccATGAATttcggcagtcacatagtaacTGTAAGTTGCTTGTAACTATTGacttaagggggtattctagtctagaattttgaaaaaaataaaaaaatttttttcgatacgGTGATGCAGATATCTTAGGTTCTAATCAGCcgatttacttgaaatttagcatgaATATTCTTCAATTATCTCGCTTTCGCACTaaccaataaaaattgaaaatttcaaatttgtaatatttttaaaaaattggaggaagttgaaaaatgagtaaaaaaatcgacttctatttttaaacagccgccattttgtgaaaaaaattttttttttcaagttttgttGGTTTGTGCGACAATGACATTTGTACTGATCAATAATTTggcattgttttttttcagatGGATACAAAGGGAGAAATCCTTTTCACGAGGACAcggccttttttttttctctacttCAAGGActtatatctttttgaaaatttatttttttttttgaaatgtatttttttgtattcttgaaatatcaataaacaaatgataaaaaattgtatagtaaaaatattaactgcttcttttatattaattgccAAAAAACGCTCGAAATTCAGATCTctagactagaatacccccttaaataataaatattcaattttcagTTATTCAGAACCAGTGAAAATCTCTAGGACTTAAAATGTGATCTCTCaaaaattatgtattataattttattttaatcattcatcaacagactcgatagagtctggcaccaagttccgttctcaagccagactaccgagtcaacagactcgatagagtctagtgccaagttccgttctcaagccagactaccgagtatgtatataccgtaagcagaacggttttttgaggttacaaattttttttcaaatttattttaatttttttattatatgatattttataatagtagtttatgctttttattacgcgtattacttgattattatcaattatctttataatttctatttaaaattattaaaaataatcagcacaaactatagcgacccagatttttagattttaacttttttcttatgtaaaaagcggacggccagagactaaataatataaagatgcatgctaatcttataatagatggaaaactacagtgaaaaaaagatatttgacagcttgcaattacacacgccaggcggcgcaagaataacttttacatgaactatagcttaaaggggatagtttgctaccggaaatgtattaaattaaaattgtcaatttttattataattacaaaaaatactgatatccgaacaaaaacagtttcactgtaaaaaatcacgccaagtccacgttcataagactattaagaaaaaaaaattttatttctttacaaaaagatataaaataaaaaattaaaaaatccaagtaaccgatatggctgtatatgattttcggaaattaaaaaaaattttgttgtaaatttaaaaattaaaaaaaacaattttggaacgtacctacttggtgtgcgtcattgtgtacttcaatttttttttagtcctagtagatagattttaggaatttcataaaaagtgaaatttttcttaaccacgcacactaaatacgttccaaaattgtttcttttaatttttaaatttacaacaaaattttttttaatttccgaaaatcatatacaactaTATCGgatacttggattttttaattttttattttatatctttttgtaaagaaataaaatattttttttttaatagtcttatgaacgtggacttggcgcaatttttttacagtgaaactgtttttgttcggattaaaaatacagaaatgatgatgacaataaaataaattacacaaTAGGGGAGAGTGGGGCAAGACGGCCCACCTAAgccggtttttattttttgtggcTTTCTACTATCAAGTGGATTTACTCTCGTCCAACTTTGACTCAAATCACCGGAATTTTTCCaaagttccaaaaaaaaattttttttttggggcAAGATGGCCCACCTccaaaaaatgatgaaaacaaaaattattttattttcatggtAAAGTTCTTTCTTAcgtcaaatatatttttatttctctccTGGACAACTGCATTCACTTTTATATTACTCAGAAAAACTATTGTTAACACAATACCAATCGTTCCCCTacttttacagaaaaaaaattgagtgaaATGATTTTTCCTACAAACCTATTACCAAGTACAGTACCGATAATTACATTTGTGAATATTGTGaggattaatttataataactcTAAATCATATATCTCACTCCCACAAagggttgcgggggtgaaTGTCAAcaatctaaatttaaaatttccgagctgtagctcctattaGGTCCAAATTTGATAAGAATGTTCTGTATGTGATGGAGAAATGATCTAAAaacggattttatgacaatctactcccaatatggatagcgggggtgggtgttaacaatgaaaattgtaaattttcgagctatagctcctacagactccaaaatTGTGTGATGTAGAAGTAATCTAAATGAGGACTTTACGATAACCCGACCTAAATAAGGATTGCAGGGGTagatattaacaattaaaatttcaaatttcctaGCTATAGTTCTtatagacttcaaatttggtagaaatcttcGTGTATAATCTTCGTGTCAAGTTCaactaagaatggattttattaattaaattccaaCCTTAATAGGAATtgtgggggcgttaacaacGAACAATTCTTATTTCCAAACAATAGTTTCATATGCATATAATTCATATGCAGGCTGTGTCAGAGAGATAAGtagaatagaaaaaatgttgtttataaattagaaCTTTTTGAAACATGGAATTTAGGACATgtctattaaatttcaataaaatttactaaaaatttccttacaacaatcgtctctttggcagcgagTAAAatgtcattgtaaggtttccaaaacttaacattacatgtagttattcagtcaacggactaagaatttaacatacatgttatttttgctgatcactagGGCCAGGAACTGCTGCGAAAGACATAACcgataaattgttcttatgatatgtgaaaaataaatttggctacttatttaaatagaattcgtaaaaaacatattaaatttgttttctacaaaaaatggATGttactaagaaaattttaagtaacagaAAAATTCGTCGCACTTGAAGATAGAtaaatttcaacttcacttatgagattTGCAATGACCTTAActaaactttcaatgctcattttgaatctgtgcaaatcaaaaaaattaggaaaacggttgaccctaaaggccatccctgtaacttccagctaattccatatctaagcgcttaacattgcacttattacgtttttgagctaaAAACGCATCAATAACCCGAATTTGtggtgattaaaaaaaaattagaaaaataaatttttggtcaATTTTTGAGGTGGGCCTTCTTGCCCCAAGTGGTCCGTCTTGCCCCACCTTCCCCTAAGTGGATTGTCAATAATAATCAACTAATCTAAAATATGTTAATtcatttgataattaatttgaaaaatttttttctacataaGCCTGGAACACTTTAAAAGCTTCAAAGGTTTCAACTCCAACAGATCCAATAAGAGAAGGAGGTGGATCGAATCTGCCACCTGGTAATTCTATTGTGTAAGATAATTTAGCGCCTGCTACTCCCATTAACCAGTCGTCACTGCCTCCTGCTGCAGCATCTAgacaaagaaaatattaattatttctaccATATCGATCTTCGTTTCAATGTTCATCACTTACATAAAACATTTGTTGAACTTCCGACGACATAACGAGTACCGAAAGATGCGGCGAGTGCAGCAGCAGCCTTTTCACCTACGCTtctctaaataatttaataatcacaAATTACAATGTTAtcattgaaccaaaaaaaatatgatacttAAACTAGCTGCATGTACTAAcaatttttcgttttattttttgttattcaacatataaattagtattatgaaatgtttttcaatgattgcatttttagttttttaaaatttctatgaattaaataatttttttttatttttaccataattcatttgtgaaaaaaaattctaaaaatttgcaGTTCAGTATCATTATGAAAAAGTGAGTAATTGCGGCCTCATTACgaaaaaatacgaaaaaaaattgattatttaaaattccaaGGACGCTATTGgcttatttcttctttgaaattattaatacttaCAAGCTCAGGTTCATTTTGAGGTAAGGATGACGTATATCCCCATGGATGTAAAAAGtactgaaaatttgaaatttttatctctataataataataagactcCCCCGCCTTTATTAATCCCGCAATATTTCTCATGACAAAAATTTCTCACCCCTAAAATTTCTCACATCAATAATTTCTTATatcaatattttcttaaacaCTGTAAATTAAACATCCCTAGCGGATTCCtgcccgagtcgaaatttagagCCTATATAGATTCGTCTAACCCGGAATAGATCCGACTGAGAGCCCTGTAGTCCTTTAACTCCGACCTTGAACCCAGGAGTCCGAACATTCACCGAGAGGTCCGATTTTGAACCCTCAAGTCCGACAATATCAGTCTTTTAATATTCATGAATTTCTACTAAgtattcttaaaatatttatgatgataaaaataattgatgattaaaaaaatttttttttgtttatcaacTTAGAATCGtccaaaacgtcaagatcagtaaaaaattttttttaatttaccaacGCCAAAAAGGCGTATTTCAAAGGCATATGCTCTTTTggtttcataaaaattttttttaaagtcaaaaaggtgtgtaaagaaaattatgttttttattataaaacatgAAAATAATCCAGCATCGCAGAAGCAATATCATAATACTggtgaaaaatgaaaaattaaactataaaaaggAGTAAAATGagcaacgaaaaaaattttttttgtaattttcttaaaattgtgaaattttttttttcagttttatttgaCTCTATTTGGAACTCTATTTGGAACACAAAACAAaattctgccaaaggaaaaaaaataaaaaaatttttttcaaaagatttgCAAATTCgaaatttcgcgattttttcaattttttaattttgtaatatctcaAACGCTATTATAGATATAGGAATGGCCATTCGTTCGTTTGAAAGGGGACACTTGGggctatttaaaaaaaaaaacattttggaaaaaacttttgaaaaaagccaaatttgtcaatttcagaatttttgtaaatcgtcaaaaataaCGGtcgacattaaaattttggcttgattttttttttaataataccttgtactgatcttaaaagatcctgaaatatTTAGAActgtgttttttgttttttcaaaaatatgaatttttgaatttaaaaaatagtata contains the following coding sequences:
- the LOC123271286 gene encoding carboxypeptidase B-like, yielding MTVGASNNPCSDIYAGSKPFSEVETQALRNYVLAHNNTIKVYLTLHSYGQYFLHPWGYTSSLPQNEPELRSVGEKAAAALAASFGTRYVVGSSTNVLYAAAGGSDDWLMGVAGAKLSYTIELPGGRFDPPPSLIGSVGVETFEAFKVFQAYVEKNFSN